From a single Stomoxys calcitrans chromosome 4, idStoCalc2.1, whole genome shotgun sequence genomic region:
- the LOC106087459 gene encoding zinc finger protein 486 — MLKSEFLKPYNNFKCAEIYCMSPPAVFNVTCILCDEKLDFGQFVDHFQSQHLTLVEESISLEDVLGSQDQQLTKDSLLTDDIDIKAEIDNDPIKQEDFSNNYTSALTIENGIWNEISSDEIAEEDEDTPLQQLVNESKKRKSNFVLQNEVVKTCGKVQSTLNPIEEDHNLEAEDTDRSEDNYSEEDEWTDIPKRRKKSNNSSKTNDERPFKCSLCSRSYLTKHALQKHNSYSHNPKKQDSKTPKTVHKCDICNEVFRSEIILRAHKFKHTGIFCDICGKPFRHVGTMVSHKIRHTGIKEFKCEECPKEFFTLKELKAHMSCHTGMQVVCEICGKKCRDRGVLTAHMRRHTGERPAKCEVCGKSFFSVYDLNVHAVAHTDERPFPCDICGSRFQRKKALRIHKRIHSKNSGSHHCKICGKSFAQSSGLNSHMRSHGTAMNKSDTKDVTTTLMVPSEFIGNPISSVDNEGVPGTSSNCPMIVISLSSMEQEKLLNTYDL, encoded by the exons ATGTTAAAATCGGAATTTTTAAAGCCCTATAACAATTTCAAATGTGCTGAAATATACTGTATGTCACCTCCAGCTGTCTTCAATGTGACCTGCATTTTGTGTGACGAGAAACTTGACTTCGGTCAATTTGTGGACCATTTCCAAAGCCAGCATCTAACGTTGGTAGAAGAGAGCATCAGCCTTGAAGATGTGTTGGGGTCACAAGACCAACAGTTAACCAAAGATTCCTTGCTTACAGATGACATTGACATCAAAGCAGAAATTGATAATGATCCCATCAAACAAGAAGACTTCTCGAATAATTACACTTCAGCACTCACAATTGAGAATGGaatatggaatgaaatttcgtctGATGAGATAGCCGAGGAGGATGAGGACACACCCTTGCAGCAGTTAGTTaatgaaagtaaaaaaagaaaatccaatttTGTATTGCAAAATGAGGTTGTTAAAACATGCGGAAAGGTTCAAAGCACTTTAAATCCCATTGAGGAAGACCATAATCTGGAAGCAGAAGACACAGATAGAAGCGAGGACAATTATTCAGAAGAGGACGAATGGACGGATATACCAAAACGCCGTAAAAAAAGTAATAATAGC tCCAAAACCAACGACGAACGTCCTTTCAAATGTTCCCTTTGCTCACGATCATACCTTACGAAGCATGCTTTGCAAAAACATAACTCTTATTCCCATAATCCTAAGAAACAAGACAGTAAGACGCCCAAAACAGTACATAAATGCGATATATGCAATGAAGTATTTCGTTCAGAAATAATATTGAGAGCACATAAATTTAAACATACTGGCATATTTTGTGATATTTGCGGGAAACCCTTTAGGCATGTCGGCACCATGGTGAGCCATAAAATACGGCATACCGGTATTAAGGAATTCAAATGTGAAGAGTGTCCCAAAGAGTTTTTTACGCTCAAAGAACTAAAAGCGCACATGTCTTGTCATACTGGAATGCAAGTGGTTTGCGAAATTTGTGGCAAAAAGTGTAGAGATCGTGGAGTGTTGACCGCTCACATGCGAAGACATACCGGCGAGAGACCAGCCAAATGTGAAGTATGCGGCAAAAGTTTTTTCTCCGTCTACGATTTAAATGTCCATGCTGTTGCCCATACCGATGAACGTCCATTTCCATGTGATATCTGCGGCTCTAGGTTTCAACGCAAGAAGGCTTTGCGTATCCATAAACGAATACATTCAAAAAATAGTGGTAGTCATCACTGCAAAATTTGTGGTAAATCCTTTGCCCAGTCTAGTGGATTAAATTCTCATATGCGATCACATGGCACTGCCATGAACAAATCCGATACTAAAGATGTTACAACAACGCTTATGGTACCATCCGAATTTATTGGAAATCCAATTAGCAGTGTGGATAATGAGGGAGTACCTGGAACAAGTTCTAACTGTCCAATGATTGTTATTTCTCTTTCTAGTATGGAACAAGAAAAGCTATTAAACACATATGATTTATAA
- the LOC106087433 gene encoding zinc finger protein 62, whose amino-acid sequence MLKSEFLKHYNNFKCAEIYCMSPPAVFNVTCILCDQQLDLDQFVVHFQSWHLTLVEESIRLQDLVGAQEQPLVKDCLLTDELVIKEEIDSDPIKHEDLSNNYPSVETLENRFSKEISYDEMAEENEDDECLQQLVNENKKRESNKAVESCDVNFQSTVNSIEDIGLLGAEDTNGSDESCSDEDEWSDESKHHKNSNNSSKELPFKCSLCPRSYMTKHALQKHHYSAHNPKKRDRKTPKPVHKCDICNEIFRSAIVLGAHRFKHTGIFCDICGKPFKQVGTMVRHKIRHTGIKEFKCQECPKEFFTAKELKSHMYCHIGMQIVCEICGKKCRDRGVLTAHMRRHTGERPAKCEVCGKSFFSIYDLNVHAVAHTNDRPFPCDICGSRFQRKKALRIHKRIHSKDRSNHVCKICGKSFAQSSGLNSHMRTHETTMHRSDVKTMTSTLMAPPEFIGNSLNSLDNEGAAETSTNCPITEISLSNVEQQKLLNEYDL is encoded by the exons atgttAAAATCGGAGTTCTTAAAACACTACAACAATTTCAAATGTGCCGAAATATATTGTATGTCACCACCAGCTGTCTTCAATGTGACCTGCATTTTGTGTGACCAGCAACTTGACCTTGATCAATTTGTGGTCCATTTTCAAAGTTGGCATCTTACGCTGGTAGAAGAAAGCATCCGACTTCAAGATTTGGTGGGAGCACAAGAACAACCGTTAGTCAAAGATTGCTTGCTTACAGATGAACTTGTCATCAAAGAAGAAATTGATAGTGATCCCATCAAACATGAAGACTTATCCAATAATTATCCTTCTGTAGAAACACTTGAGAACAGATTTTCGAAAGAAATCTCGTACGATGAGATGGCTGAAGAGAATGAGGATGATGAATGCTTGCAGCAATTagttaatgaaaataaaaaaagagaatCAAATAAAGCCGTAGAATCCTGCGATGTGAATTTTCAAAGCACTGTGAATTCCATTGAAGATATTGGCCTTCTGGGAGCAGAAGATACAAATGGAAGCGACGAGAGTTGTTCAGATGAGGACGAGTGGTCGGACGAATCCAAACATCATAAAAACAGTAATAAC TCTAGCAAGGAGCTTCCTTTCAAATGTTCCCTCTGCCCACGATCATATATGACAAAGCATGCCTTGCAAAAACATCACTATAGTGCCCATAATCCCAAGAAACGAGACCGTAAAACGCCCAAGCCAGTGCATAAGTGTGATATATGTAATGAAATATTTCGTTCGGCAATTGTTTTGGGAGCACATCGATTTAAGCATACCGGCATATTTTGTGATATTTGCGGCAAACCATTTAAGCAGGTCGGGACTATGGTGCGTCATAAAATACGACATACCGGTATTAAGGAATTTAAATGCCAAGAATGTCCCAAAGAGTTTTTTACCGCCAAGGAACTAAAATCGCACATGTATTGTCACATTGGAATGCAAATAGTTTGTGAAATTTGTGGCAAAAAATGTCGAGATCGCGGAGTGTTGACCGCTCACATGCGAAGACATACCGGAGAGAGACCAGCAAAATGTGAAGTATGTGGCAAAAGCTTTTTCTCCATCTACGATTTAAATGTACATGCTGTTGCCCACACCAACGATCGCCCTTTTCCATGTGATATCTGCGGCTCTAGATTTCAACGTAAGAAGGCTCTGCGTATTCACAAAAGAATACATTCAAAAGACCGCAGCAATCATGTCTGCAAAATATGTGGTAAATCCTTTGCCCAGTCAAGTGGATTAAATTCGCACATGCGAACACATGAAACTACCATGCATAGATCTGATGTAAAAACTATGACATCAACACTCATGGCACCACCTGAATTTATTGGAAACTCACTCAACAGTCTGGATAATGAGGGAGCAGCCGAAACAAGTACCAACTGTCCAATAACCGAAATTTCTCTTTCTAATGTGGAACAACAAAAGCTATTAAACGAATATGATCTAtaa